From a single Variovorax paradoxus genomic region:
- a CDS encoding LysR family transcriptional regulator: MQPAKATKLQLDLTSDLQKWRAFLAIAELGSLTRAALFLDSNQSLLSRHLNALERECNARLFNRTGRGVALSDVGQRIFPHVKALLADAEQLELEIRGEAREPMGRVTIGSLPSITNPIVGRLFKQLRARHPGVQLKILEGSSGQVEEWLADERVDIAILYRYGNSLPQQEQALATVDSYLIGAAGDRLTAAAEVPFSALHELPFILPGAPNGLRTALDGIARQERITLAPAIEADSLPLMRSTVAEARLYTVLPIHAVWAEVQDGRLQAAKIVSPGVQRIVSMALARTKGPAKAVSTVAAEIVDIVNDNARSGMWRPIEPA, from the coding sequence ATGCAGCCCGCCAAAGCCACCAAGCTCCAACTCGACCTCACCTCCGACCTGCAGAAGTGGCGGGCCTTCCTGGCCATCGCCGAACTCGGCAGCCTGACGCGCGCAGCGCTCTTTCTCGACAGCAACCAGTCGTTGTTGAGCCGGCACCTGAACGCCCTCGAACGCGAATGCAACGCGCGCCTGTTCAACCGCACCGGTCGCGGTGTGGCGCTGTCCGATGTGGGGCAGAGAATCTTTCCGCACGTCAAGGCGCTGCTTGCGGATGCCGAACAACTGGAGCTCGAGATTCGCGGCGAGGCGCGCGAACCGATGGGGCGCGTCACCATCGGCTCGCTGCCTTCGATCACGAATCCGATCGTCGGGCGCCTCTTCAAGCAGCTGCGCGCGCGCCACCCGGGCGTCCAGCTCAAGATCCTTGAAGGCTCGAGCGGACAGGTGGAAGAATGGCTGGCCGATGAGCGCGTGGACATTGCCATCCTCTATCGCTACGGCAACTCCCTGCCGCAGCAGGAACAGGCGCTGGCCACGGTCGACAGCTACCTGATCGGTGCCGCCGGCGACCGCCTCACAGCCGCCGCCGAAGTGCCCTTCAGCGCGCTGCATGAACTGCCCTTCATCCTGCCGGGCGCGCCCAACGGCCTGCGCACGGCGCTCGACGGCATCGCGCGGCAGGAGCGCATCACGCTGGCACCGGCAATCGAAGCCGATTCGCTGCCGCTGATGCGCTCCACCGTGGCCGAGGCTCGCCTGTACACCGTGCTGCCGATCCACGCCGTATGGGCCGAGGTGCAGGACGGACGCTTGCAGGCCGCGAAGATCGTCTCGCCCGGCGTGCAGCGCATTGTTTCCATGGCGCTGGCCCGCACCAAGGGTCCGGCCAAGGCCGTGTCGACGGTGGCGGCGGAGATCGTCGACATCGTCAACGACAACGCCCGCAGCGGCATGTGGCGTCCGATCGAGCCGGCGTAG